One segment of Drosophila ananassae strain 14024-0371.13 chromosome 3R, ASM1763931v2, whole genome shotgun sequence DNA contains the following:
- the LOC6497028 gene encoding protein nubbin isoform X2 — MVMSELRWHTASPEDNNNSLKRDLLKATPTSAREAAVHIMQNRYISRLSRSPSPLQSNASDCDDNNSSVGTSSDRCRSPLSPALSLTHQQAKRQLLAMQPHPAHHHHNPHHHLNHLNHDHQQYKQEQDDYEDANGGALNLTSDNSRHSTQSPANSVKSAIASPVPVALPSPVASMISPVLPPSGGGVVGGATTPTSMAAAAAAAAAVATTVASGISPLLAIPGMSSPQAQLAAAGLGLNNPLLAGSLSPQDFAQFQQLLQQRQVALQQQFNSYMELLRSGSLGLSPDDPALTTQVAAAQFLMQSQIQALSQATQQLQALQKQQQRQQEHEQLEPLPLNHSKATPLQQPRSSTPHSVVRSPIPVRSPASSPQQLHHHSHHHHLPLQITPPNSAASLKLSGMLTPSTPTSGTQMQSGCAGTTTPQPKTVASAAAARAAGEPSPEETTDLEELEQFAKTFKQRRIKLGFTQGDVGLAMGKLYGNDFSQTTISRFEALNLSFKNMCKLKPLLQKWLDDADRTIQATGGVFDPAALQATVSTPEIIGRRRKKRTSIETTIRGALEKAFMANQKPTSEEISQLADRLGMEKEVVRVWFCNRRQKEKRINPSLDSPTGADDDESPYMMH, encoded by the exons ATGGTTATGTCGGAGCTACGTTGGCACACCGCTAGTCCCGAGGATAATAACAATTCCTTGAAGCGCGACTTGCTGAAAGCCACACCGACCAGTGCCCGCGAGGCAGCCGTCCACATAATGCAGAATCGAT ATATCAGCCGTCTGTCGCGTTCGCCGTCGCCACTGCAATCGAATG CATCCGACTGCGATGACAACAATTCCAGTGTGGGCACCTCCAGCGACCGCTGCCGATCTCCCCTGAGTCCTGCATTGTCCTTGACCCACCAACAGGCCAAGCGTCAGCTGCTGGCCATGCAGCCCCATCCGGCTCACCACCACCACAATCCGCACCACCACCTGAACCACCTCAACCACGACCACCAGCAGTacaagcaggagcaggacgACTACGAGGATGCCAATGGTGGAGCCCTGAACCTGACCAGCGACAACAGCCGCCACAGCACCCAAAGTCCAGCGAACTCCGTGAAATCGGCAATTGCTTCCCCGGTTCCGGTGGCTCTTCCCTCGCCAGTGGCTTCCATGATCTCCCCGGTTTTGCCGCCATCAGGTGGTGGTGTAGTCGGTGGAGCCACCACACCTACATCCATGGCAGCGGCGGCTGCAGCAGCTGCGGCAGTGGCCACCACGGTGGCCAGTGGGATTTCTCCGTTGTTGGCCATTCCCGGCATGTCCTCGCCACAGGCTCAGCTGGCGGCTGCAGGCCTGGGCCTGAACAATCCCCTCTTGGCTGGATCCCTGTCCCCGCAGGACTTTGCCCAGTTCCAGCAGCTACTGCAACAGAGGCAAGTGGCCCTTCAGCAGCAGTTCAACAGCTACATGGAGCTGCTCAGGAGCGGCTCCCTGGGCTTGTCGCCCGATGACCCGGCCTTGACCACCCAGGTGGCGGCAGCACAGTTCCTAATGCAGAGCCAAATCCAGGCATTGAGCCAGGCCACCCAGCAGTTGCAGGCCctgcagaagcagcagcagcgccagCAAGAGCACGAGCAGCTGGAACCACTGCCATTGAACCACTCTAAAGCAACGCCACTCCAGCAACCGCGAAGCTCCACACCGCACTCGGTGGTGCGTAGTCCGATTCCGGTGCGCAGCCCCGCTAGCTCTCCCCAGCAGCTGCACCACCACTCGCATCACCACCACCTGCCGCTGCAGATCACACCCCCCAACTCGGCGGCCAGCTTGAAACTAAGCGGAATGCTGACTCCCAGCACACCCACCAGCGGCACCCAGATGCAGAGCGGCTGCGCTGGCACCACCACCCCGCAACCCAAGACGGTGGCCAGTGCAGCGGCTGCCCGGGCGGCCGGAGAACCCTCCCCCGAGGAGACCACCGACTtggaggagctggagcagTTCGCCAAGACCTTCAAGCAGCGCCGCATCAAGCTGGGCTTCACCCAAGGAGATGTAGGTCTAGCCATGGGCAAGTTGTACGGGAATGACTTCTCGCAGACCACCATTTCCCGCTTTGAGGCTCTGAATCTGAGCTTTAAGAACATGTGCAAGCTGAAGCCTCTGCTGCAAAAGTGGCTGGACGATGCCGATCGCACGATTCAGGCTACCGGAGGAGTCTTTGATCCTGCTGCCCTCCAGGCGACGGTCAGCACTCCGGAGATCATTGGCCGTCGGCGCAAGAAGCGCACTTCCATCGAGACCACCATCCGGGGCGCCCTTGAGAAGGCGTTCATGGCCAATCAGAAGCCCACCTCGGAGGAAATCAGCCAGCTGGCCGATCGCCTGGGAATGGAGAAGGAGGTGGTCCGCGTCTGGTTCTGCAACCGTCGGCAGAAGGAGAAGCGCATCAATCCCTCCCTGGACAGCCCGACGGGTGCCGACGATGATGAGTCGCCCTACATGATGCACTAA